In a genomic window of Brucella anthropi ATCC 49188:
- a CDS encoding metal-sulfur cluster assembly factor, whose protein sequence is MQHTVHDQLERQIIESLRLVLDPELGFNLVDLGMIYSIDIGDGGTVDISMTTTTPGCPAAGYLTDAVRASAESVEGVHAVNVELTYEPEWIPEMAMPEVQARFGD, encoded by the coding sequence ATGCAACACACGGTACATGACCAGCTGGAGAGGCAGATCATCGAAAGTCTGCGTCTGGTGCTCGATCCCGAACTTGGGTTCAACCTCGTTGACCTTGGCATGATCTACAGTATCGACATTGGTGATGGCGGAACTGTCGATATCAGCATGACGACGACGACGCCCGGCTGCCCCGCTGCCGGTTATCTGACCGATGCCGTTCGTGCGAGCGCCGAATCTGTCGAAGGGGTTCATGCAGTCAATGTCGAACTGACCTACGAGCCGGAGTGGATTCCGGAGATGGCTATGCCCGAAGTACAAGCGCGATTTGGAGATTAA
- the nirK gene encoding copper-containing nitrite reductase, with the protein MAEQMQISRRTILAGAALAGALAPVLATTSAWGQGAVRKATAAEIAALPRQKVELVDPPFVHAHSQVAEGGPKVVEFTMVIEEKKIVIDDAGTEVHAMAFNGTVPGPLIVVHQDDYLELTLINPETNTLMHNIDFHAATGALGGGGLTEINPGEKTILRFKATKPGVFVYHCAPPGMVPWHVVSGMNGAIMVLPREGLHDGKGKALTYDKIYYVGEQDFYVPRDENGKYKKYEAPGDAYEDTVKVMRTLTPTHVVFNGAVGALTGDKAMTAAVGEKVLIVHSQANRDTRPHLIGGHGDYVWATGKFNTPPDVDQETWFIPGGAAGAAFYTFQQPGIYAYVNHNLIEAFELGAAAHFKVTGEWNDDLMTSVLAPSGT; encoded by the coding sequence ATGGCCGAACAGATGCAAATCAGTCGCCGCACCATATTGGCAGGAGCCGCCCTGGCTGGGGCGCTTGCGCCGGTTCTGGCAACCACATCCGCCTGGGGACAAGGCGCGGTGAGGAAGGCAACTGCGGCAGAAATAGCAGCACTTCCACGCCAGAAGGTGGAGCTTGTGGACCCTCCCTTCGTGCATGCCCATAGTCAGGTTGCAGAAGGCGGACCCAAGGTGGTCGAATTCACCATGGTGATCGAGGAAAAGAAGATCGTCATCGACGATGCGGGAACCGAAGTTCACGCCATGGCATTCAACGGCACCGTACCAGGACCGCTGATTGTCGTGCATCAGGACGATTATCTCGAACTGACACTCATCAACCCTGAAACCAACACGCTGATGCACAATATCGATTTCCATGCGGCAACCGGTGCATTGGGCGGCGGCGGGCTGACCGAAATCAATCCGGGAGAAAAGACCATCCTGCGCTTCAAGGCGACCAAGCCCGGCGTCTTCGTCTACCACTGCGCACCTCCCGGAATGGTTCCCTGGCATGTCGTATCGGGCATGAATGGTGCGATCATGGTGCTGCCGCGCGAGGGTCTGCATGACGGCAAAGGCAAAGCGCTGACCTACGACAAGATTTATTATGTCGGCGAACAGGATTTCTATGTACCGCGCGACGAGAACGGCAAATACAAAAAATACGAGGCGCCCGGCGACGCTTATGAAGACACCGTCAAGGTCATGCGCACTCTCACTCCGACCCATGTGGTGTTCAACGGCGCTGTGGGCGCACTGACTGGCGACAAGGCCATGACGGCGGCGGTTGGCGAGAAAGTCCTGATCGTTCACTCGCAGGCCAACCGCGATACGAGACCACATCTGATCGGGGGGCATGGGGATTATGTCTGGGCGACCGGCAAGTTCAATACGCCGCCCGACGTCGATCAGGAAACCTGGTTCATTCCGGGTGGTGCCGCCGGAGCAGCCTTCTACACGTTCCAGCAGCCCGGCATCTACGCCTATGTGAACCACAATCTGATCGAGGCTTTTGAACTCGGCGCTGCCGCCCACTTCAAGGTCACGGGTGAATGGAACGACGATCTGATGACGTCGGTTCTCGCACCATCTGGCACGTAA
- a CDS encoding SUMF1/EgtB/PvdO family nonheme iron enzyme, whose protein sequence is MNEGKGKKCLRELAVAVPAVLLAVIAGLIVVDVVGRPDRTMPDASAVGPEMIVIAPRTMTYRADGDFQKNNYPVDAPLTTRKLQRAFEIMKYQVSTSDYERCVADGDCQSAEALPHNHDASDAEGPIVGVSYDDAQNYADWLSRKTGEIWHLPTDEQWAFAAGSRFPDDALGIEDDAAANPAIRWLRDYEKQSARKLDRSPTRRPAGAFGINELGVADIAGNVWEWTQTCHRRVNIDAYGKQVAEVPSCGVYVVNGKHRAAMSSFIRNPKTGGCSVGVPPDNLGFRLVRDNRWYAVVWKRIQNIGA, encoded by the coding sequence ATGAACGAAGGCAAAGGAAAAAAGTGCCTGCGCGAGCTTGCCGTGGCCGTTCCGGCGGTTTTGCTGGCAGTCATCGCGGGATTGATCGTCGTTGATGTCGTTGGACGTCCGGACCGCACAATGCCGGACGCGTCGGCCGTTGGTCCGGAAATGATCGTTATCGCTCCTCGTACCATGACGTATCGGGCCGATGGCGACTTTCAGAAGAACAATTACCCCGTTGACGCCCCATTGACGACCCGCAAGCTGCAGCGGGCATTCGAGATCATGAAGTATCAGGTCAGCACATCTGACTATGAGCGCTGCGTCGCCGACGGCGACTGCCAGTCCGCCGAGGCCCTGCCGCACAATCACGATGCATCCGATGCAGAGGGTCCGATCGTTGGCGTCAGCTATGATGATGCGCAAAATTATGCCGACTGGCTTTCACGCAAAACCGGCGAAATCTGGCATCTGCCGACAGACGAGCAATGGGCATTCGCTGCTGGCTCGCGCTTTCCCGACGACGCCCTTGGCATTGAGGACGATGCTGCGGCCAATCCGGCAATCCGCTGGCTGAGAGACTACGAGAAACAAAGCGCTCGCAAGCTGGACAGGAGCCCGACCAGACGCCCCGCCGGCGCTTTTGGTATCAACGAGCTGGGCGTAGCCGATATCGCAGGCAATGTGTGGGAATGGACGCAGACCTGCCACCGCCGCGTCAATATCGATGCCTACGGCAAGCAGGTCGCGGAAGTACCGTCTTGCGGCGTTTATGTCGTCAATGGCAAGCACCGCGCTGCGATGAGTTCGTTCATTCGCAACCCGAAAACCGGAGGATGCAGCGTCGGCGTTCCACCCGACAATCTCGGTTTCCGGCTTGTCCGAGACAACCGCTGGTATGCTGTGGTATGGAAGCGCATTCAGAACATCGGCGCATGA
- a CDS encoding Crp/Fnr family transcriptional regulator, protein MSLIDRGLVRKLSLFAKMSDGELDKLVSYATTKRVPPGEAIFEQGDDAVLFYLLLHGRLKVNQITSDGQQIIVRMVHPGDLFGFARALQRSDYPGTAIAVAESIVLAWPTELWDYFVEQNPGLAMNAIQTIGKRLEEAHTRIREMSTEEVERRVAHTVLRLARQAGRKEDDGIRIDFPITKQDIAEMTGTTLHTVSRILTGWEAQGFVRGGRQKLTVLNMSGVRRLADGER, encoded by the coding sequence ATGTCCTTGATAGATCGCGGACTAGTCAGGAAACTGTCCTTGTTCGCCAAAATGAGTGATGGCGAACTCGATAAGCTTGTTTCGTATGCAACTACAAAGCGCGTTCCTCCGGGAGAGGCGATTTTCGAGCAAGGCGACGATGCCGTTCTTTTCTACCTCCTCCTGCACGGGCGGTTGAAGGTCAATCAGATCACCTCGGACGGACAGCAGATCATCGTCCGCATGGTGCATCCGGGGGACCTTTTCGGCTTTGCCCGAGCCTTGCAGAGAAGCGATTATCCGGGCACAGCGATTGCCGTGGCGGAAAGCATCGTACTGGCCTGGCCAACCGAGCTTTGGGATTATTTTGTCGAGCAGAATCCCGGTCTGGCAATGAATGCGATCCAGACAATCGGCAAAAGGCTGGAAGAAGCCCACACGCGTATCCGTGAGATGTCGACGGAAGAAGTGGAACGGCGTGTCGCGCACACCGTTCTGCGCCTCGCCCGTCAGGCTGGCCGGAAAGAAGATGACGGCATCCGGATCGATTTTCCGATCACCAAACAGGATATTGCCGAGATGACCGGAACGACACTGCATACAGTGTCACGCATTCTCACCGGCTGGGAAGCGCAAGGATTTGTTCGGGGCGGCCGCCAGAAACTGACCGTACTCAATATGTCAGGTGTGAGACGGCTTGCCGACGGCGAACGGTAG
- a CDS encoding hemerythrin domain-containing protein, whose amino-acid sequence MDAPSVLHATDISRLEAHHHDLLELCLQLEEIAEDLETGVSVQEYRRISTLIPRLVGETHALEEEVLFPDFSRQAHSHFANAIIERLKAEHRCDRLAAEELSQTLMAIADGRCRLASDTISYMVRGFMESVRRHILSEKLMIEALLAAKSEEREVFG is encoded by the coding sequence ATGGACGCGCCGTCAGTCTTGCACGCGACCGATATCAGCCGCCTCGAGGCCCACCATCATGATCTGCTGGAACTGTGTCTGCAGTTGGAGGAAATCGCTGAGGACCTTGAGACCGGCGTCTCTGTGCAGGAGTACCGGCGGATATCAACGCTCATTCCGCGTCTTGTTGGTGAAACCCATGCGCTTGAAGAAGAAGTTCTGTTTCCAGATTTCAGTCGGCAGGCTCATTCCCATTTCGCCAACGCCATCATTGAACGCCTGAAGGCGGAACATCGTTGTGACCGGCTGGCCGCCGAGGAATTGTCACAGACATTGATGGCAATTGCAGACGGTCGTTGCCGTCTTGCTTCCGACACCATTTCATACATGGTACGTGGCTTTATGGAGAGCGTACGCCGCCACATCCTGTCGGAAAAACTGATGATAGAGGCGCTGCTGGCAGCGAAATCCGAGGAGCGGGAAGTTTTTGGATGA